In the [Clostridium] colinum genome, one interval contains:
- the yhbY gene encoding ribosome assembly RNA-binding protein YhbY — MLNSKQRAYLRGLSNKIDPIFQIGKGGVSPELVVAIDEALEARELIKCTVLNNCMDDIKYIASAISERTKSDIVQIIGKKIVVYRESKEKPIIVLPK; from the coding sequence ATGTTAAATAGTAAACAAAGAGCATATCTTAGAGGATTGTCTAATAAAATAGACCCTATTTTTCAAATAGGAAAAGGTGGAGTAAGCCCTGAGCTAGTGGTTGCAATAGATGAAGCATTGGAAGCTAGAGAACTAATAAAATGTACAGTGCTTAATAATTGCATGGATGATATAAAATATATAGCATCAGCTATTAGTGAAAGAACAAAATCAGATATTGTTCAAATTATAGGTAAAAAAATAGTTGTATATAGAGAATCTAAAGAAAAACCAATTATAGTATTACCAAAATAA
- a CDS encoding ABC transporter substrate-binding protein: protein MKFKKFLAMVLIGTMTFSLVACGSKESNEDTNISTNQQTNSEYDTLVVSVNELNGIFNPLFYTSAFDKYVFDPCFSTVCSLDDENNLIDNAGSITTEEIKDNSGNTTQVKYTIKLKDGVTFSDGTPVTIDDYIFSLKLAVDPTYDGMNTLSSLNIVGLKEYREGGDNVTEISGIEKIDDLTCTVLVDGVNIIGDRLLAEQYILPKHYYGISQDGKEYKKGDMTVPKSRNSMPMGSGPYIFKSYDKNIATLEANPNYFKGAPKTPNLKFQVVSENNKVDVVVNGEVDIADPSADKETMARLEAESIEYNLTDNNGYGYIGIDANRIPDINVRKGLMCLMNREPAVKSYFGDLAEVIERPMTSTLPEYPEGAKPYYQYDKAKALEYFEKAGYKKDSNGKLVDKNGNQLKVEVGVGDLKSHPTAGIFSQMKIDMEEMGAEFIVSDLQFNALSDRLNSGDLDMFALAWGDSNNCDLTQIFHSSFADKAGSNRYNLKDPEVDKLIEQVASTLDFEKRKELVAKELDLIMENAVIMPVYQRKNLNIFSDNLKIDTVYRTSSPYHTFRDEYHTIEMK, encoded by the coding sequence ATGAAATTTAAAAAATTTTTGGCAATGGTACTTATAGGAACTATGACATTTTCATTAGTTGCTTGTGGCTCTAAAGAGAGTAATGAAGACACAAATATTTCGACTAATCAACAAACAAATTCGGAATATGATACATTAGTTGTTAGTGTAAATGAGCTTAATGGTATATTTAACCCTTTATTTTACACAAGTGCTTTTGATAAGTATGTATTTGACCCTTGTTTTTCAACTGTTTGCAGCTTAGATGATGAAAACAACCTTATAGATAATGCAGGTTCTATAACCACCGAAGAAATAAAAGATAATTCTGGCAATACTACTCAAGTTAAATACACAATAAAATTAAAAGACGGTGTTACATTTTCAGATGGTACACCGGTTACTATAGATGATTATATATTTTCATTAAAATTAGCAGTAGACCCAACATATGATGGAATGAACACCCTTAGCTCATTAAATATTGTAGGGCTTAAAGAGTATAGAGAGGGTGGAGATAATGTTACAGAAATATCAGGTATAGAAAAAATTGATGACTTAACTTGTACTGTACTTGTTGATGGTGTAAATATTATTGGTGATAGGCTTCTTGCAGAGCAATATATTTTACCAAAACATTATTATGGTATTTCACAAGATGGAAAAGAATATAAAAAAGGCGATATGACAGTACCAAAATCTAGAAATTCAATGCCAATGGGTAGTGGTCCTTATATATTTAAAAGTTATGATAAAAATATAGCCACATTAGAGGCAAACCCTAATTACTTTAAAGGAGCTCCAAAAACTCCAAATTTAAAATTCCAAGTTGTTTCAGAAAATAATAAAGTTGATGTTGTAGTAAACGGCGAAGTTGATATTGCAGACCCATCAGCAGATAAAGAAACAATGGCAAGGCTTGAGGCAGAAAGCATTGAATATAATTTAACAGACAATAATGGTTATGGATATATAGGTATTGATGCTAACCGTATACCAGATATAAACGTAAGAAAAGGTTTAATGTGTCTTATGAATAGAGAACCTGCAGTAAAATCATATTTTGGAGATTTAGCAGAGGTTATAGAAAGACCTATGACTAGCACTTTACCAGAGTATCCAGAAGGTGCAAAACCTTATTATCAATATGATAAAGCTAAAGCCTTAGAATATTTTGAAAAAGCTGGATATAAAAAGGATTCTAACGGAAAACTTGTAGATAAAAATGGTAATCAACTTAAAGTAGAAGTAGGTGTTGGCGACTTAAAATCTCATCCAACGGCAGGTATTTTTTCACAAATGAAAATAGATATGGAAGAAATGGGAGCCGAGTTTATTGTATCAGATTTACAGTTTAATGCTCTTTCAGACCGACTTAATAGTGGAGATTTAGATATGTTTGCTCTTGCGTGGGGCGATTCTAATAACTGTGACTTAACACAAATATTCCATAGCTCTTTTGCAGATAAAGCAGGGTCTAATAGATATAATTTAAAAGACCCAGAGGTGGATAAACTTATAGAACAAGTAGCTAGCACTTTAGATTTTGAAAAAAGAAAAGAGCTTGTAGCTAAAGAGCTTGATTTAATTATGGAAAATGCAGTTATTATGCCTGTTTATCAAAGAAAAAACCTTAATATATTTAGCGATAATTTAAAAATAGATACAGTTTATAGAACATCATCTCCATATCATACATTTAGAGATGAATATCACACTATAGAAATGAAATAA
- a CDS encoding ABC transporter permease, whose protein sequence is MKQYIIRRILISFVVLVGVSFLLYAIIHFMPGDFITTITSGNPSITEEMRQKLRELYGIDKGLLEGYKDWALSALKGDFGTSFVFQQPVTQVIKDRMWISFWLAFIAFIIQIAIALPLGTIAATKQYSKIDYSIVAFALAGISLPSFFFAAVLQKIFAIDLGILPLQGMVTARKNLEGIPLLLDMGKHFILPIIVFVVTSMGAWLRYTRNNMLEVLNADYVRTARAKGVPEKVVVGKHAFRNTLIPIITMIGGSLPSLFAGAIITEGLFSIDGLGNIALKAVNQGDVPFLMGYFMFLAVLTLLGTLISDILYAVVDPRVRYN, encoded by the coding sequence ATGAAACAATATATAATAAGAAGAATTTTAATTAGCTTTGTTGTTCTTGTTGGGGTTTCATTTTTATTATACGCTATAATACATTTTATGCCTGGAGATTTTATAACAACTATAACATCTGGTAATCCATCTATAACAGAAGAAATGAGACAAAAATTAAGAGAATTATATGGTATTGACAAAGGGCTTTTAGAAGGCTATAAAGATTGGGCCTTATCTGCCCTAAAAGGTGATTTTGGTACATCTTTTGTCTTTCAACAACCAGTTACACAAGTTATAAAAGATAGAATGTGGATATCGTTTTGGTTAGCTTTTATAGCATTTATTATACAAATTGCAATAGCATTACCTTTAGGAACTATTGCAGCTACAAAGCAATATTCAAAAATAGACTATTCCATAGTGGCTTTTGCACTTGCAGGTATATCACTTCCTTCCTTCTTTTTTGCAGCTGTTTTACAAAAAATATTTGCAATAGATTTGGGGATATTACCGCTACAAGGTATGGTTACAGCTCGTAAAAATTTAGAGGGAATACCTCTTTTGCTTGATATGGGAAAACATTTTATATTACCAATAATAGTATTTGTTGTTACAAGTATGGGAGCTTGGCTTAGATATACGAGAAATAATATGCTAGAAGTTTTAAATGCAGACTATGTTAGAACAGCACGTGCTAAAGGGGTTCCAGAAAAAGTTGTTGTAGGTAAACATGCTTTTAGAAACACTTTAATACCAATTATAACTATGATAGGTGGAAGTTTACCTTCATTATTTGCAGGGGCTATTATAACAGAAGGCTTATTTTCTATAGATGGGCTTGGGAATATAGCATTAAAAGCCGTTAACCAAGGAGATGTACCTTTTTTAATGGGATATTTTATGTTTTTAGCCGTTTTAACTCTTTTAGGTACTTTAATTTCAGATATATTATATGCAGTAGTTGACCCAAGGGTTAGATATAATTAG
- a CDS encoding ABC transporter permease: MENLKEREEQENITAIQTPGALIMKRFFKNKLAVVGLAIISFILVFCLVGPFFSPYGEYEIFYKDENGNEISIDNENDTTNEKSGLEINLKAPISKEHILGTDADGRDVFTRLMYGGRISLMFGFCVVILELLIGVTLGGIAGYYGKWVDMLIMRLVDIFYCIPFLPLMLMISGVMASMKVPGQQKIYVLMIIMGALKWASVARLVRGQILSIREMEYMQAAKACGLKTPRIIIKHLIPNVTSIIIVMATMDLGSVILTESTLSFLGVGLSFPYASWGNMVNAVNNSVIMQNYINIWLPPGIAILLLVMAFNFVGDGLRDAFDPKMKR, from the coding sequence ATGGAAAATTTAAAAGAAAGAGAAGAACAAGAAAATATAACAGCTATACAAACTCCTGGTGCTTTAATAATGAAAAGATTTTTTAAAAATAAATTAGCAGTGGTAGGTTTAGCTATTATAAGTTTTATATTAGTATTTTGTTTAGTAGGTCCTTTTTTTTCACCTTATGGAGAATACGAAATTTTTTATAAAGATGAAAATGGCAATGAAATAAGTATTGATAATGAAAATGACACAACAAATGAAAAATCAGGATTAGAAATTAACCTTAAAGCACCTATATCTAAAGAACATATTTTAGGTACAGATGCTGACGGTAGAGATGTTTTTACACGCCTTATGTATGGTGGTAGAATATCATTAATGTTTGGATTTTGTGTTGTTATATTAGAGCTTTTAATAGGTGTAACGCTTGGTGGTATAGCAGGTTATTATGGCAAATGGGTAGATATGCTTATAATGCGTCTTGTTGATATATTTTATTGTATACCATTTTTACCACTTATGCTTATGATATCTGGTGTTATGGCTAGTATGAAAGTACCTGGGCAACAAAAAATATACGTACTTATGATTATAATGGGTGCTTTAAAGTGGGCTTCTGTTGCAAGGCTTGTAAGAGGGCAAATTTTGTCTATACGTGAAATGGAATATATGCAAGCTGCTAAGGCTTGTGGGCTTAAAACACCAAGAATAATTATAAAACATCTTATACCTAATGTTACTTCTATAATAATTGTTATGGCTACAATGGATTTAGGTAGCGTTATTTTAACAGAATCTACATTAAGCTTTTTAGGTGTTGGTTTATCTTTCCCTTATGCATCTTGGGGTAATATGGTTAATGCAGTTAATAATTCTGTTATTATGCAAAATTATATTAATATATGGTTGCCACCAGGTATTGCTATATTGTTGCTTGTAATGGCATTTAACTTTGTCGGTGATGGTCTAAGAGATGCCTTTGACCCTAAAATGAAAAGGTAG
- a CDS encoding ABC transporter ATP-binding protein yields the protein MTLNKKQIREKEREIKKFNKQKFKEYTKQKNRKNIPEEEYVTQMKNDKNLIEFDNLQTYFYTDAGTVKSVDGVSFDIPLGKTVGVVGESGCGKSVTSLSLMGLLPSPHGQIAGGEIRYNSKSLGKTVNLAKLPQNIHNKIRGGEISMIFQEPMTSLNPIFTIGKQIEEVIYYHEPQETKEGRKKRTLELLKSVGISRVEEIYKSYPHELSGGMRQRVVIAMSLACNPNFIVADEPTTALDVTIQAQILDLLRELKNKINASIMLITHDLGVVAEMADYVVIMYSGRVVEKGEVKEIFKNPKHPYTKGLLKSRPVLQEGTEKLYCIPGAVPNPINMPSGCFFKNRCENCIDICDTVYPNVIDISNTHKVACHLYSKREED from the coding sequence ATGACTTTAAATAAAAAGCAAATAAGAGAAAAAGAAAGAGAAATAAAAAAATTTAATAAACAAAAGTTTAAAGAATATACAAAACAAAAAAATAGAAAAAATATACCAGAAGAAGAGTATGTTACTCAAATGAAAAACGATAAAAATTTAATAGAATTTGATAATTTACAAACATATTTTTATACAGATGCTGGTACAGTAAAATCAGTAGATGGTGTTTCTTTTGATATACCTTTAGGAAAAACAGTTGGTGTTGTTGGCGAATCTGGTTGTGGAAAATCTGTTACAAGTTTATCTCTTATGGGGCTTTTACCTTCACCACACGGGCAAATAGCAGGTGGAGAAATTAGATATAATAGCAAATCTTTAGGAAAAACAGTAAACTTAGCTAAGCTACCTCAAAACATACACAATAAAATAAGAGGTGGAGAAATATCTATGATATTTCAAGAGCCAATGACTAGTTTAAATCCTATATTTACAATAGGCAAACAAATAGAAGAAGTTATTTATTATCATGAGCCACAAGAAACAAAAGAGGGTAGAAAAAAAAGAACGTTAGAGCTTTTAAAATCAGTTGGAATATCTCGTGTAGAAGAGATATATAAAAGTTATCCACACGAATTATCTGGAGGAATGCGTCAAAGAGTTGTTATAGCTATGTCGCTTGCTTGTAATCCTAATTTTATTGTTGCAGACGAACCTACAACAGCACTTGATGTTACTATACAAGCTCAAATATTAGACCTTCTTCGTGAGTTAAAAAATAAAATAAATGCATCTATAATGCTTATAACACACGATTTAGGCGTTGTGGCAGAAATGGCAGATTATGTTGTTATAATGTATTCAGGAAGAGTTGTAGAAAAAGGCGAAGTAAAGGAAATATTTAAAAATCCTAAACATCCATATACTAAAGGTTTATTAAAATCTCGTCCAGTGTTACAAGAAGGTACAGAAAAGTTATATTGTATACCAGGAGCAGTCCCAAATCCTATAAATATGCCAAGTGGTTGTTTTTTTAAAAATAGATGTGAAAATTGTATAGATATTTGTGATACAGTATATCCAAATGTAATAGACATAAGCAATACACACAAGGTTGCTTGTCATCTTTATAGCAAAAGAGAGGAGGATTAA
- a CDS encoding ABC transporter ATP-binding protein has translation MDNKDNVLLEVKNLVKHYPIKSDILQKTVGKVRSVDGVSFSIKRGQTFGLVGESGCGKTTIGRTLIRLVEPTSGEAILNGKDIFSLNKKELKALRPKIQMIFQDPYSSLNPRMPVGEIIGEAVREHKIVEKDNFKDYILQVMEECGLRRYYIDRYPHEFSGGQRQRICIARALALRPELVIADEPVSALDVSIQAQVINLMKDLQIKNNLTYLFISHDLSVVEYLADMVGVMYLGSLVELATKEQLFSNPKHPYTEALLSAIPIPDPDKKMNRIILQGDIPSASNPPKGCKFHTRCPKCMDICKEKEPIWKDFGYGHYTSCHIYS, from the coding sequence ATGGATAATAAAGATAATGTTCTTTTAGAAGTAAAAAATCTTGTAAAACACTATCCAATAAAATCTGATATTTTACAAAAAACAGTTGGAAAAGTGCGTTCTGTAGATGGTGTTTCTTTTTCTATAAAAAGAGGGCAAACTTTTGGGCTTGTTGGTGAATCTGGTTGTGGAAAAACAACAATAGGTAGAACATTAATAAGACTTGTAGAACCAACCTCTGGTGAAGCTATTTTAAATGGAAAAGATATATTTAGCCTAAATAAAAAGGAACTAAAAGCTTTAAGACCAAAAATTCAGATGATATTTCAAGACCCATATTCATCATTAAATCCTCGTATGCCAGTTGGAGAAATAATAGGAGAGGCTGTTCGTGAACATAAAATTGTAGAAAAAGATAATTTTAAAGACTATATCTTACAAGTGATGGAAGAATGTGGGCTTAGAAGATATTATATAGATAGATATCCACACGAATTTTCTGGAGGACAAAGACAAAGAATTTGTATAGCTAGAGCTTTAGCTCTTCGTCCAGAGCTAGTAATAGCAGATGAACCAGTTTCCGCCCTTGATGTTTCTATACAAGCGCAAGTTATAAATCTTATGAAAGACTTACAGATAAAAAATAATTTAACATATCTTTTTATATCTCATGATTTGTCAGTTGTAGAATATTTAGCAGATATGGTAGGGGTTATGTATTTAGGTAGCCTTGTTGAGCTTGCAACAAAAGAACAATTATTTAGTAACCCAAAACACCCTTATACAGAAGCATTACTTAGTGCAATACCTATACCAGACCCAGACAAAAAAATGAATAGAATAATATTACAAGGTGATATACCATCTGCGTCTAATCCACCAAAAGGTTGTAAATTTCATACTAGATGTCCTAAATGTATGGATATTTGTAAAGAAAAAGAACCTATATGGAAAGATTTTGGTTATGGACATTACACTTCTTGCCATATATATTCATAA
- a CDS encoding metal-dependent transcriptional regulator: MKIQESGENYLETILILQKRNGIARSVDIANELNFSRASVSRAMSLLKASGYIEIGNINQIILTESGKEIAEKIYAKHCILKEFLITIGVNSDVAAEDACKMEHIISEETFNCLKNLLDSLNNKKS; this comes from the coding sequence ATGAAAATACAAGAATCTGGTGAAAATTATTTAGAAACTATCCTTATCTTGCAAAAAAGAAATGGTATAGCACGCTCTGTAGATATCGCAAATGAACTTAATTTTTCTAGAGCCAGTGTTAGTAGAGCTATGTCTTTATTAAAAGCCTCTGGTTATATAGAAATAGGTAATATAAATCAAATAATATTAACAGAAAGTGGCAAAGAAATTGCCGAGAAAATATATGCTAAACATTGTATATTAAAAGAATTTTTAATAACAATTGGAGTAAACAGCGATGTAGCTGCAGAAGATGCTTGCAAAATGGAGCATATTATAAGCGAAGAAACATTTAATTGTTTAAAAAATTTACTTGATTCATTAAACAATAAAAAAAGCTAA